A single genomic interval of Pangasianodon hypophthalmus isolate fPanHyp1 chromosome 8, fPanHyp1.pri, whole genome shotgun sequence harbors:
- the LOC113525689 gene encoding neurofilament heavy polypeptide isoform X1 yields MPSQRKKRQRRMRRLQGQWRVLEDQNVITGKRNSGVCGVSAPILKQPKKTQLKAQAKVPVSEPEVTSVPELLTPQATKHKVIETTEVEAATEVHVSETEGPEISIPEEKKRPETSAPEEVKEVRASDNIRVLEDVRAPEEVRAPEEVRAPEEVRATEDVRAPEDVRAPEEVRAPEEVRATEEVRATEDVRAPEDVRAPEEVRAPEEVRATEEVRAPEDVRATVDVRAPEEVRALEDVGDPEEVRAAEGARAPEQMIAPEIKEAPTLEAPEVIEAPAVILSTEAEILEDIAVSEVPSLETSDMMTPPKMEAVPEVMPVPEIEAAQEISTSEVKKEPEFMITVSELTTPKETLEVSSPEVSVAEIEAQVMEAPKVPLLEAPDVTTPKMEAFTEVMEVQEVTAIRETLVSPEPELMVMLEGIPEPEVILTPEMEAQETTADIPAVLCEVPMNVPSEEPAVQENIISTA; encoded by the exons ATGCCCAGTCAGAGGAAGAAGAGACAGCGCCGAATGAGGAGGCTG cagGGACAGTGGAGAGTTCTGGAGGATCAGAATGTAATTACTGGAAAAAGAAACTCAGGAGTGTGTGGTGTTTCTGCTCCAATTCTTAAACAACCCAAAAAAACTCAGTTGAAAGCTCAAGCAAAAGTTCCAGTTTCAGAACCAGAAGTGACGTCCGTCCCAGAACTGCTGACTCCTCAAGCCACAAAACACAAAGTGATAGAAACCACAGAAGTGGAAGCTGCAACAGAAGTCCATGTTTCAGAAACAGAAGGTCCAGAGATTTCCATTccagaagagaagaaaagaccaGAAACTTCAGCTCCAGAAGAAGTCAAAGAAGTTAGAGCTTCAGACAACATCAGAGTTCTAGAAGATGTCAGAGCTCCCGAAGAAGTTAGAGCTCCAGAAGAAGTCAGAGCTCCAGAAGAAGTTAGAGCTACAGAAGACGTCAGAGCTCCAGAAGATGTCAGAGCTCCCGAAGAAGTTAGAGCTCCAGAAGAAGTCAGAGCTACAGAAGAAGTTAGAGCTACAGAAGACGTCAGAGCTCCAGAAGATGTCAGAGCTCCTGAAGAAGTTAGAGCTCCAGAAGAAGTCAGAGCTACAGAAGAAGTCAGAGCTCCAGAAGACGTCAGAGCTACAGTCGATGTCAGAGCTCCAGAAGAGGTTAGAGCTCTGGAAGATGTCGGAGATCCAGAAGAAGTCAGAGCTGCAGAAGGAGCCAGAGCTCCAGAACAGATGATAGCAccagaaataaaagaagcacCAACACTGGAAGCTCCAGAGGTGATAGAAGCTCCAGCAGTGATTCTGAGTACTGAAGCTGAAATTCTAGAAGATATTGCAGTATCAGAAGTACCATCACTAGAAACTTCAGATATGATGACACCACCAAAAATGGAAGCAGTTCCAGAAGTGATGCCAGTTCCAGAGATAGAAGCAGCTCAGGAAATTTCCACTTCAGAAGTGAAGAAAGAACCAGAATTTATGATAACAGTTTCAGAATTAACAACTCCAAAAGAAACTCTAGAAGTATCATCTCCAGAAGTTTCAGTTGCCGAAATAGAAGCTCAAGTGATGGAAGCCCCAAAAGTACCATTACTAGAAGCTCCAGATGTGACAACACCAAAAATGGAAGCATTTACAGAAGTGATGGAAGTCCAAGAAGTGACAGCAATTCGAGAAACTCTGGTATCACCAGAACCAGAACTGATGGTCATGCTAGAAGGTATACCAGAACCAGAAGTGATATTAACTCCAGAAATGGAAGCACAGGAGACGACAGCAGACATTCCAGCAGTTCTGTGTGAAGTTCCCATGAACGTTCCATCAGAAGAGCCTGCAGTTCAGGAGAACATCATCAGCACTGCATAA